One Hordeum vulgare subsp. vulgare chromosome 4H, MorexV3_pseudomolecules_assembly, whole genome shotgun sequence DNA window includes the following coding sequences:
- the LOC123451153 gene encoding photosynthetic NDH subunit of subcomplex B 1, chloroplastic: MQTPTMPTPMAARPTSTMATKLPAPSATPRQCHLLPGRRVAGLARASSKKRNPWLDPFDDGPDEEFDYTGVYSGGKQEEDPRPPEDAENPYGFLRFPMGYMPELDSLASKVRGDVRRVCCVVSGGVYENVLFFPVVQMLKDRYPGVLVDVVASARGKQVYEMCKNVRYANVYDPDDEWPEPAEYTHQLGVMKNRYYDMVLSTKLAGTGHALFLFMSSAREKVGYVYPNVNGAGAGLFLTEMFKPATTNLADGGYNMYQDMLEWLGRPAKGVPQQPIPPLRVSISKKLRAVVEDKYNRAGVEKGKYVVIHGIESDSVANMKSRGDDDCLLPLELWAEIAKEISSGGNGLRPLFVMPHERHREEIEEIVGEETAYLFITTPGQLTCLINDSAGVVATNTAAVQLANARDKPCVALFSSKEKARLFLPYVEERKSCTVVASATGKLAGIDIEAVKKAVKDLEPAPSFALAQT; this comes from the exons ATGCAAACGCCAACCATGCCAACGCCCATGGCCGCGCGGCCCACGTCGACAATGGCGACGAAGCTTCCCGCGCCGTCGGCGACGCCGCGGCAATGCCACCTTCTGCCTGGCCGCCGGGTGGCGGGGCTCGCGCGGGCGTCGTCCAAGAAGAGGAACCCATGGCTCGACCCGTTCGACGACGGGCCGGACGAGGAGTTCGACTACACGGGCGTCTACTCTGGCGGGAAGCAGGAGGAGGACCCGCGGCCGCCGGAGGACGCGGAGAACCCCTACGGCTTCCTCCGGTTCCCCATGGGGTACATGCCGGAGCTGGACAGCCTGGCGTCCAAGGTGCGCGGCGACGTACGCCGCGTGTGCTGCGTGGTCTCCGGCGGCGTCTACGAGAACGTGCTCTTCTTCCCCGTGGTGCAGATGCTCAAGGACAGGTACCCCGGCGTGCTCGTCGACGTGGTGGCGTCCGCGCGCGGGAAGCAGGTCTACGAGATGTGCAAGAACGTCCGGTACGCCAACGTCTACGACCCCGACGACGAGTGGCCCGAGCCCGCCGAGTACACCCACCAGCTCGGCGTCATGAAA AATAGGTACTACGACATGGTCCTGTCGACCAAGCTGGCAGGGACGGGGCACGCGCTGTTCCTCTTCATGTCATCGGCGCGCGAGAAGGTCGGCTACGTCTACCCCAACGTCAACGGTGCCGGCGCCGGGCTGTTCCTCACCGAGATGTTCAAGCCGGCGACCACCAACCTCGCCGACGGCGGCTACAACAT GTACCAGGACATGCTGGAGTGGCTGGGCCGGCCGGCCAAGGGCGTGCCGCAGCAGCCGATACCGCCGCTCAGGGTGTCCATCTCCAAGAAGCTGCGGGCGGTGGTGGAGGACAAGTACAACCGCGCGGGCGTGGAGAAGGGCAAGTACGTCGTCATCCACGGCATAGAATCCGACTCCGTCGCCAACATGAAGTCCAGGGGAGACGACGACTGCCTCCTCCCCCTCGAACTGTGGGCAGAGATCGCCAAGGAGATCAG CTCCGGAGGCAATGGGCTGAGGCCTCTGTTTGTGATGCCACATGAGAGGCACAGAGAAGAGATCGAGGAAATCGTCGGTGAGGAGACGGCCTATCTGTTCATCACTACTCCTGGACAG CTCACCTGCCTCATCAACGACTCTGCCGGCGTCGTGGCGACCAACACCGCCGCGGTCCAGCTCGCCAACGCCCGCGACAAGCCATG TGTGGCGCTGTTCTCCTCCAAGGAGAAGGCGAGGCTGTTCCTGCCATACGTCGAGGAGAGGAAAAGCTGCACCGTTGTCGCGTCGGCGACAGGCAAGCTGGCCGGCATTGACATCGAGGCAGTGAAGAAGGCAGTCAAGGACTTGGAGCCCGCTCCTAGCTTCGCATTGGCACAAACATAA